In one Lycium barbarum isolate Lr01 chromosome 7, ASM1917538v2, whole genome shotgun sequence genomic region, the following are encoded:
- the LOC132604512 gene encoding protein DEHYDRATION-INDUCED 19 homolog 4-like, translated as MDSDSWIRMSTSSRRHQARSDFYNIIEEYEGEEESRPEFLCPFCGEDFDIVGLCCHIDEEHAIEAKNGICPVCAKRVGTNLVGHITQQHGNILKVQRKRRLRRGGTNSTLSILRKELREGSLPSILRGSSHLVSSATSDPDPLLSSFINTSASVDEPPEVQPLSSALAACSTEESTVENLSDRNIRPSPLSEKDQEEKARKCEFVQGLLLSTFLEDDF; from the exons ATGGATTCTGATTCTTGGATTCGTATGTCTACTTCTTCAAGACGTCACCAAGCTAGATCAG ACTTCTATAATATAATAGAAGAGTATGAGGGTGAAGAGGAGTCAAGGCCGGAGTTTCTGTGCCCTTTCTGTGGCGAGGATTTTGATATAGTTGGCCTTTGCTGTCATATCGACGAAGAGCATGCTATTGAGGCTAAGAATGGG ATATGCCCCGTTTGTGCTAAAAGGGTTGGGACGAATTTGGTTGGCCATATTACGCAGCAACATGGAAATATTCTGAAG GTGCAGCGCAAGAGACGATTACGAAGGGGTGGAACtaattcaactctttctatttTAAGAAAAGAGCTGAGAGAAGGAAGTCTACCGTCCATTCTCAGGGGATCTTCGCACTTGGTTTCTTCCGCTACCTCAGATCCTGATCCCCTGTTATCTTCATTCATTAACACCTCAGCTTCGGTTGATGAACCTCCTGAAGTTCAACCTCTTTCTTCTGCTTTAGCAGCATGCTCAACAGAAGAAAGCACTGTTGAGAACTTGTCTGACAG AAATATTCGGCCATCTCCACTATCTGAAAAAGACCAAGAAGAGAAGGCAAGGAAATGTGAGTTTGTTCAAGGGCTTCTGCTGTCGACCTTTCTTGAAGATGATTTCTAA
- the LOC132604514 gene encoding major strawberry allergen Fra a 1-2-like, translating to MGIITVTDEFTSPISASRIFKAFILDGDNFLPKIAPQVIKNVETIHGDGGPGTIKQINFAEGSEVKFVKNRIDALDKDNMTYAYTLIEDDSFMDKIDSISYEIKLESTPDGGCKSKTTSNYHTKPDVEIKEEEIKAGKEKATLIVKAVEGYLLANPNEYA from the exons ATGGGAATTATCACAGTCACTGATGAGTTCACTAGCCCAATTTCAGCATCTAGAATTTTTAAGGCCTTCATTCTTGATGGTGATAATTTTCTTCCAAAAATTGCACCTCAAGTTATCAAAAATGTTGAGACAATTCATGGAGATGGAGGCCCTGGAACTATCAAGCAAATAAACTTTGCTGAAG GTAGTGAAGTTAAGTTTGTGAAGAATAGGATTGATGCACTTGACAAGGATAACATGACCTATGCATACACATTGATTGAAGATGATTCTTTCATGGACAAGATTGATTCAATTTCATATGAAATAAAACTTGAATCCACCCCTGATGGAGGATGTAAAAGTAAAACCACTAGCAATTACCATACAAAGCCTGATGTTGAGATCAAAGAAGAAGAAATTAAAGCAGGCAAAGAGAAGGCTACTCTTATTGTCAAGGCTGTTGAGGGTTACCTCTTGGCAAATCCTAATGAATATGCTTAG
- the LOC132604515 gene encoding SKP1-like protein 1, whose protein sequence is MSSSKMIVLKSSDGETFEVEESVAMESQTIKHIIEDDCANTSIPLPNVTSIILAKVIEYCRRHVDAAAKTDDKASEDDLKNFDADFVKVDQSTLFDLILAANYLNIKSLLDLTCQTVANMIKEKTPEEIRKIFNIKNDYTPEEEEEVRKENAWAFE, encoded by the coding sequence ATGTCTTCCTCAAAGATGATCGTGTTGAAGAGCTCTGATGGCGAGACTTTCGAGGTGGAAGAGTCTGTGGCTATGGAATCACAGACCATCAAGCACATAATCGAGGACGATTGCGCCAACACCAGCATCCCTCTTCCTAATGTTACTAGCATAATCTTGGCTAAGGTGATTGAGTACTGTAGGCGTCATGTTGATGCTGCTGCTAAGACCGATGACAAAGCCTCTGAGGATGATCTCAAGAACTTTGATGCTGATTTCGTCAAAGTTGATCAGAGCACCCTTTTTGATCTTATTTTGGCTGCTAACTATTTGAACATAAAGAGCCTGCTTGATCTCACCTGTCAAACTGTGGCAAACATGATCAAAGAGAAGACTCCAGAGGAAATTCGCAAGATCTTCAACATCAAGAATGACTACACACCCGAGGAAGAGGAGGAGGTTAGGAAGGAGAATGCTTGGGCATTTGAGTGA